The following are encoded in a window of Mycobacterium vicinigordonae genomic DNA:
- a CDS encoding SDR family oxidoreductase: MTTQTYTRTLPDRVLVIGGSRGIGRATVVQLTAAGTRCAIGYVENDAAAKETQELAAATGGPEPLLVRGDLGADAPGLVTAAIEGLGGLGGLVTTAVPILAGRTLSVTREEYDRVFDVQVWGLWEAVRTALPELEKVGGAVVAVSSLGANHYARYYGAIGPAKAAMENLVRYYGAELGPRGVRVNGIAPSLVDNPGHGGEDIIAGVKEMQAAVAQKTPLRRLGHPDELASVIVAMLSSDFQFVTGLTIPVDGGYSLLA; this comes from the coding sequence GTGACGACACAGACCTACACCCGAACCCTGCCCGATCGGGTTCTGGTCATCGGCGGTAGCCGCGGCATCGGTCGCGCGACTGTGGTTCAACTGACCGCGGCGGGTACTCGCTGCGCTATCGGCTACGTCGAAAACGACGCCGCCGCAAAGGAAACCCAGGAGTTGGCCGCGGCAACCGGCGGCCCGGAACCGCTGCTGGTGCGCGGTGACCTCGGCGCCGACGCACCTGGATTGGTGACCGCCGCCATTGAGGGACTCGGCGGCCTGGGCGGCCTGGTGACGACGGCCGTACCGATTCTGGCCGGCCGCACGCTGAGCGTCACCCGCGAGGAGTACGACCGCGTGTTCGACGTGCAGGTGTGGGGTTTGTGGGAGGCGGTCCGCACCGCGTTACCCGAGCTGGAAAAGGTCGGCGGCGCCGTGGTTGCCGTCAGCAGCCTGGGCGCCAACCACTATGCGCGCTACTACGGCGCCATCGGACCGGCCAAGGCGGCGATGGAGAATCTGGTCCGCTACTACGGTGCCGAGCTGGGGCCACGCGGCGTGCGGGTCAACGGCATCGCCCCCTCGCTGGTCGACAACCCCGGACATGGCGGCGAGGACATCATCGCCGGCGTCAAGGAGATGCAGGCCGCGGTCGCCCAAAAGACACCGTTGCGCAGGCTGGGGCATCCCGACGAGCTGGCCTCGGTCATCGTCGCAATGCTGTCCAGCGACTTCCAATTCGTCACCGGCCTCACCATTCCGGTCGATGGCGGCTACAGCTTGCTCGCCTGA